The Rhinoraja longicauda isolate Sanriku21f unplaced genomic scaffold, sRhiLon1.1 Scf001085, whole genome shotgun sequence genome has a window encoding:
- the LOC144591517 gene encoding DNA gyrase subunit B-like, with translation MAQFNGNITSEAVSDAHPDKIADQISDAVLDNIILQNKNCRVAAETMVGGNFIVLAGEISDIKNNIDFSKIVDDTLKKIYITDNVSNIYGYKLHINYNKQSSEISKAITISNIIIGAGDQGIVHGYACDETYTYMPSAIYYANKIMKRHRSLREKLSYHEILHDAKTQITINYENGIAKRIKCIVLSTQHHKSASLKTITDIVFEEIIKYSVPSNLIDSNTKIIINPSEKGVSFIASDGHRLAIYNKVYDGEPNKLKYIIPNKTIRNVIKYFGDPVKEMKYDSSSIKILKGLDAVRKRPGMYIGDVSDGSGLHHMVFEVLDNCVDEYLAGYCSVITIDILTGGVIRIADNGRGIPIDVKKDDELLRSAAEIVMTELHAGGKFDNDSYNVSGGLHGVGISCVNALSESLELKITRNFSVYAMSFARGKPVTSLEIITTTDSDISGTEVTFKADAEVFGKIEYDYFTICNRLRDISFLNNNLKIVISDKRTNVTHTFLSSGGIPEFIKFINKSKTVINKKCCYFTKSLDGISVEVGMQWNGSYKENILCFTNNIFQKDGGSHMTGLRSAITRTFNDYFRGIENKKNKIEIIGEDTREGLCCVVSVKMPEPKFSSQTKEKLVSSEIRPIVESLVSDGLESYILENPSEAKLIREKIIESARARDVARRARDLVRRKAIIDTGGLSVKLADCQETDPKLCELFIVEGDSAGGSAKQGRDRKYQAILPLKGKIINSEKARFDKLISSQEIISLIQTIGTGVGSETYDHSKLRYNKIIIMTDADVDGSHIRTLLLTFFFRHMTRLLEDGHIYVAQPPLYKIRYNGKDRYLRNEIDENDLMMGILSHSSRLVLSNSLVVESDKIKEIINYYNEEISYINNNDSKVDKRILKAILLGCTISKDDLAINKLLETIKYLSNGVYGENINISIVDDSINITMSSGSYTSFNILSYLFTESNTYKRLIKFTQKYSDINFTGSVIYKNDKSAKVRYIKDIYTFLNSESSGSYTKQRYKGLGEMNSNQLWDTTMNPEFRSLVNIKYTDDITSDDIFSILMGDNVDQRKAFIDEHVLSVNNIDV, from the exons ATGGCACAATTCAATGGAAATATAACTTCCGAAGCTGTATCAGATGCACACCCAGATAAAATAGCTGATCAAATATCAGATGCAGTACTAGACAACATAATTCTGCAAAATAAAAATTGTAGAGTAGCTGCAGAAACAATGGTTGGCGGAAACTTTATAGTACTAGCTGGAGAAATCTCAGATATTAAAAATAACATAGATTTTTCAAAAATAGTAGatgacacattaaaaaaaatttacaTTACAGATAATGTATCCAATATATATGGCTATAAACTCCATATTAATTACAATAAACAAAGTTCTGAAATCTCTAAGGCTATAACTATCTCCAATATCATTATAGGTGCTGGTGATCAAGGCATAGTGCACGGATATGCTTGTGATGAAACATATACATACATGCCATCAGCAATTTATTACGCAAATAAAATAATGAAAAGGCATAGAAGTCTTAGAGAAAAATTATCTTATCACGAAATATTACACGATGCAAAAACTCAAATAACTATTAATTATGAGAATGGTATAGCTAAAAGAATAAAATGTATTGTTCTCTCTactcaacatcataagtcagcTAGCCTTAAAACTATAACAGATATAGTttttgaagaaattattaaatATTCAGTCCCATCTAATTTAATAGATTCTAATACCAAAATTATTATTAACCCATCAG AAAAGGGTGTTAGCTTTATAGCTAGTGATGGGCATAGATTGGCTATCTATAATAAGGTTTATGATGGTGAACCTAATAAATTAAAGTATATTATTCCTAATAAAACTATAAGGAATGTAATCAA ATATTTTGGAGATCCAGTGAAAGAAATGAAATATGATTCTTCTAGTATTAAGATACTAAAAGGTCTTGATGCAGTTAGAAAAAGACCAGGTATGTATATAGGTGATGTCTCAGATGGTAGTGGGCTACATCATATGGTCTTTGAGGTTTTGGATAACTGTGTTGATGAATATTTGGCTGGATATTGCTCAGTAATTACTATCGATATTTTGACTGGTGGAGTTATTAGAATAGCTGATAATGGTCGTGGTATTCCTATTGATGTAAAGAAGGATGATGAATTATTAAGGAGCGCCGCAGAGATAGTCATGACAGAACTTCATGCTGGCGGGAAGTTTGATAATGATTCGTATAATGTATCTGGTGGTTTACATGGGGTAGGTATCTCCTGCGTTAATGCTCTATCAGAATCACTAGAGTTGAAAATAACAAGAAACTTTAGCGTGTATGCTATGAGCTTTGCTAGAGGTAAGCCAGTAACAAGCCTAGAGATTATAACCACTACAGATAGCGATATATCTGGTACAGAGGTTACATTTAAGGCTGATGCAGAGGTATTTGGGAAGATTGAGTATGATTATTTTACTATCTGCAATAGATTAAGAGACATATCCTTccttaataataatttaaaaatagttATAAGTGATAAAAGAACTAATGTAACTCATACATTTTTGTCATCCGGTGGTATACCTGAATTTATAAAATTTATTAATAAAAGTAAGactgttattaataaaaaatgttGTTATTTCACAAAATCATTAGATGGTATTAGTGTAGAAGTTGGTATGCAGTGGAATGGTTCTTATAAAGAAAATATATTATGTTTCACTAATAATATTTTTCAAAAGGATGGAGGTTCGCATATGACTGGACTAAGATCCGCTATAACTAGAACATTTAATGATTATTTCAGAGGCATAGAGAATAAAAAGAATAAGATTGAAATCATCGGTGAAGATACAAGGGAAGGTTTGTGTTGCGTGGTGTCTGTTAAGATGCCTGAACCAAAGTTTTCATCACAAACTAAGGAAAAACTGGTTTCATCAGAAATAAGACCTATAGTAGAGAGTTTGGTATCTGACGGTCTAGAATCATATATTTTAGAGAATCCATCGGAAGCAAAACTTATACGTGAAAAAATTATTGAATCTGCTAGAGCTAGGGATGTAGCTAGAAGGGCTAGGGATCTAGTTAGAAGAAAGGCAATAATAGATACTGGTGGTTTATCTGTTAAGTTGGCTGATTGTCAGGAAACAGATCCAAAACTATGCGAATTATTTATAGTTGAGGGGGATTCTGCTGGGGGTTCAGCCAAACAAGGTCGTGATAGAAAATATCAAGCCATATTACCTCTTAAGGGTAAGATTATAAATTCTGAGAAAGCGAGATTTGATAAATTAATCTCTTCTCAGGAAATTATTTCCCTAATTCAAACTATAGGTACAGGGGTTGGGTCTGAAACTTATGATCATTCCAAGCTTAgatataataaaataataataatgactGATGCTGATGTAGACGGGTCACATATAAGAACATTATTATTAACATTCTTCTTTAGGCATATGACAAGGCTATTAGAAGATGGTCATATATATGTGGCTCAGCCGCCTCTGTATAAAATTAGATATAATGGTAAGGATAGATATTTAAGAAATGAAATAGATGAGAATGATTTAATGATGGGTATTCTTTCTCATAGTAGTAGGTTGGTATTAAGTAATAGTCTTGTTGTGGAGTCCGATAAGATCAAGGAAATCATTAACTATTATAATGAGGAGATATCTTATATAAATAATAATGATTCTAAGGTGGATAAAAGGATCCTTAAGGCAATACTACTAGGATGTACTATATCTAAAGATGATCTGGCTATTAATAAGCTCTTAGAAACCATTAAATACTTATCAAACGGTGTTTATGGCGAGAATATTAATATATCTATAGTAGATGATTCCATAAACATAACTATGAGTAGTGGCAGCTATACATCATTTAATATACTTTCGTATTTATTTACTGAGAGCAATACATACAAGAGACTTATTAAATTTACTCAAAAATACTCAGATATAAATTTTACTGGATCAGTAATTTATAAAAATGATAAGTCTGCTAAGGTTAGATATATTAAAGATATTTATACTTTCCTTAATTCTGAAAGCTCTGGTAGTTATACAAAACAAAGATATAAGGGTTTGGGTGAGATGAACTCCAATCAACTTTGGGATACAACTATGAACCCTGAGTTTAGATCATTGGTTAATATTAAATATACAGATGATATAACATCTGATGATATATTTTCCATATTAATGGGAGATAATGTTGATCAAAGAAAAGCATTTATTGATGAACATGTTTTATCTGTAAATAATATAGATGTATAG